The following are from one region of the Centropristis striata isolate RG_2023a ecotype Rhode Island chromosome 19, C.striata_1.0, whole genome shotgun sequence genome:
- the LOC131992232 gene encoding protein AMBP-like: MHKAVTLVSVLVLGWSWTLQGVPVLPDPLYPTQENFDLSRFLGTWHDVAVASTCPHMQRHRGDAAIGKLILQRGTTQDKLKMTRRMLREGTCKEISGDYLLTTTPGRFSYHIAKWGADVDAYVVHTNYNEYAIVLMNKQKSSGGNSTSVKLYSRTMSVRDTVLEDFKTLVRQQGMSDDTITIKQNKGDCVPGEVVAEPSAQPEPQRMKRNVVPTLAPVDEEGSGDQISPLFNGTEACKAAPDSGPCFGLFNRYHYNSTSMSCELFKYGGCMGNQNNFETERECLQRCRTEAVCRLPMAAQPCKGQPPIWAFDSSVGLCVPYKQDFCQGNANKFYSKAECDEYCGVVNDEGELLKAN, encoded by the exons ACTCCCAGATCCTCTCTACCCCACGCAGGAGAACTTTGATCTGTCCCGA TTTTTGGGAACATGGCATGATGTTGCTGTGGCAAGTACATGTCCCCATATGCAGCGTCATAGGGGAGATGCAGCCATTGGAAAACTGATTCTGCAAAGAGGCACCACTCAAGACAAACTCAAGATGACTCGAAGAATGCTCAG GGAAGGAACATGTAAGGAGATCTCTGGGGACTATTTGTTGACGACTACACCAGGACGATTCTCCTACCATATTGCCA AGTGGGGGGCTGACGTAGATGCATATGTGGTTCACACAAACTACAATGAGTATGCAATAGTCCTAATGAATAAACAGAAGTCTTCAGGGGGGAACAGCACCTCAGTGAAGCTTTACA GTCGAACTATGTCTGTGAGAGACACTGTGCTGGAGGACTTCAAAACACTGGTCAGACAACAAGGAATGAGTGATGACACTATTACCATTAAGCAGAACAAAG GTGACTGTGTTCCTGGAGAGGTGGTGGCAGAACCGTCAGCTCAACCTGAACCTCAG AGGATGAAGAGAAATGTGGTGCCTACTTTGGCTCCTGTAGATGAGGAGGGTTCTGGTGATCAGATCTCACCTCTTTTCAATGGAACCG AGGCCTGTAAAGCAGCACCGGATTCTGGACCATGTTTTGGGTTGTTCAACCGTTACCATTACAACTCCACCTCCATGAGCTGTGAACTCTTCAAGTACGGAGGGTGTATGGGAAACCAGAACAACTTTGAAACTGAGAGAGAGTGTCTGCAGAGATGTCGCACTGAGG CTGTGTGCCGTCTGCCCATGGCGGCCCAACCCTGCAAAGGCCAGCCACCCATCTGGGCCTTTGACTCCAGCGTGGGCCTGTGTGTGCCCTACAAACAGGACTTCTGCCAGGGCAACGCCAACAAGTTCTACAGCAAAGCAGAGTGTGATGAGTACTGCGGGGTGGTGAATGACG AAGGAGAGCTGCTGAAGGCAAACTGA